In the genome of Cryptomeria japonica chromosome 8, Sugi_1.0, whole genome shotgun sequence, one region contains:
- the LOC131857268 gene encoding putative FBD-associated F-box protein At5g53635 has translation MVVKRNLLDLNDLPDSLLIYILSKVPLKQVVRCSVVCKRWKSLWTSLPILKILSLDFSSSSYSCLVDNIFERHSGNLELFEFSNTLSFDISDKLSNWIHSAALKHVREIKIKENTSIVPFVEVPTSIFLCHTLRSLIVNSFLLTNIPDYFVGFAGLETLNFENVKLTDNNIAFMVQLCPVLKILRLFNCYGLRSLKIFSESLVSLNLCSRIEAITASCPQLMSLTLIKYLCNMIEMDFYLPACSSLCTDAAQFRVFTTLKSLKKITLVDLIHKDDVPILCEFPDLEKICIGNLRYTALPWSNAVFPEISASSSLKNLKRVHLKMTLFYDAAPLLAYLLPRSPALKSVSVSRKKGFDGTRALRFINRVLNLQHEFPGAKILLSRDTVKEGRCLNCDLENYN, from the exons ATGGTAGTCAAAAGAAATCTACTAGACCTAAATGATCTCCCGGATAGCTTGTTGATCTATATTCTGAGCAAAGTTCCCTTGAAGCAAGTAGTGCGTTGTTCAGTCGTCTGTAAAAGATGGAAATCCTTATGGACATCCTTACCCATTCTTAAAATTTTATCATTGGATTTCTCCTCTTCTTCATACAGCTGCcttgttgataatatatttgagCGTCATTCAGGTAACCTTGAACTATTTGAGTTTAGCAACACTCTGTCCTTTGACATCAGTGATAAGCTTTCTAATTGGATTCACAGTGCTGCTTTGAAACATGTGAGAGAGATTAAAATTAAAGAGAATACCTCTATTGTCCCTTTTGTTGAGGTTCCCACATCGATTTTTTTATGCCATACCCTCAGATCTTTGATTGTCAATAGTTTTCTTCTCACAAATATACCCGACTATTTTGTTGGCTTCGCTGGCTTGGAAACACTCAATTTTGAGAATGTTAAGCTGACTGACAACAACATTGCGTTCATGGTTCAATTATGTCCAGTTCTGAAGATTTTAAGGCTATTTAATTGTTATggactcagaagcttgaagatattTTCAGAGAGTCTTGTTTCTCTAAATCTCTGCTCTCGGATCGAAGCAATAACAGCGAGTTGCCCACAATTGATGAGCCTTACATTAATAAAATATCTTTGTAATATGATTGAGATGGATTTCTACTTACCGGCATGTTCAAGCCTATGTACAGACGCGGCACAATTTAGAGTGTTTACAACTCTAAAGTCACTGAAAAAAATCACCTTAGTGGACTTGATTCATAAGGACGATGTACCTATTCTCTGCGAATTTCCTGATCTAGAAAAAATCTGCATAGGCAACCTGCGCTATACTGCATTG CCGTGGTCTAATGCCGTATTTCCAGAAATTTCTGCATCATCTTCACTGAAAAATCTAAAGCGAGTTCATCTGAAGATGACCCTATTTTATGATGCTGCACCTTTACTTGCCTATCTTCTTCCACGCTCTCCTGCTCTGAAAAGTGTATCAGTTTCCCGGAAGAAAGGATTTGATGGCACTAGGGCTCTGCGATTTATCAACAGGGTGTTGAATCTTCAGCATGAATTTCCAGGAGCCAAAATTCTCTTATCAAGGGATACTGTGAAGGAAGGGAGATGCCTCAACTGTGATCTTGAGAATTATAATTGA